In one window of Ferriphaselus amnicola DNA:
- a CDS encoding efflux RND transporter periplasmic adaptor subunit: MKKIIGIVVAVFALLGVATGGYWLGTHASVSSPAPQAAKAERKVLYYRNPMGLPDTSPVPKRDAMGMDYVPVYEGEAESGGANQIVIGTDKVQKLGVKSEAAAMRVIDRTLRAVGRIEIDERRTYAVAPKFEGWVERLYVNTTGQPVAKGQPLFEVYSPELVSARREREIAAQGIASLKDADEDARDSMRRLAESSAARLRNWDIVDGRVNGNRATFHAPVSGVVLEKKALQGMRFMPGEELYRIADLSSVWVMADITEQDIGRIRAGGHAQVSVDAYPGKRFDGRVDFIYPTLESVTRAVRVRIELPNPQGLLRPAMFAKVELPLDEGKEVLSVPTSAVIDSGLRQVVLVQAAPGRFEPRAVRLGSRGENYVEVLEGVAEDEQVVTAANFLIDAESNLRAALGGMGGHAAHGGTSTASTLVPVVEPRKESTQPKPSTGHQAQGVLDAINPDGTVSITHGPISSLGWPGMTMDFELANESLAQGIAPGSEVMFEFVERGKGEWVITRLQAVKAATHEGH; the protein is encoded by the coding sequence ATGAAGAAAATCATCGGAATCGTCGTGGCTGTGTTCGCGTTGCTGGGCGTGGCGACAGGCGGCTACTGGCTGGGTACGCATGCTTCGGTATCGTCGCCGGCGCCGCAAGCAGCCAAGGCCGAGCGCAAGGTGTTGTACTACCGCAACCCGATGGGCCTGCCCGACACTTCGCCGGTGCCCAAGAGGGACGCGATGGGCATGGACTACGTGCCGGTGTACGAGGGCGAAGCGGAATCGGGAGGAGCGAACCAGATCGTCATCGGTACCGACAAGGTGCAGAAGCTCGGCGTGAAGAGCGAGGCCGCGGCGATGCGCGTGATCGACAGGACGCTGCGTGCGGTCGGGCGTATCGAGATCGACGAGCGGCGCACCTATGCGGTCGCGCCAAAATTCGAGGGCTGGGTGGAACGCCTGTACGTCAACACTACGGGGCAGCCTGTCGCAAAAGGCCAGCCGCTGTTCGAGGTGTACAGCCCCGAACTGGTCTCGGCGCGTCGCGAACGCGAGATTGCCGCGCAAGGCATCGCCTCGCTCAAGGATGCCGACGAGGATGCGCGAGACAGCATGCGGCGGCTTGCCGAATCCAGCGCCGCGCGGCTGAGGAACTGGGATATCGTGGACGGCCGTGTGAACGGCAACCGTGCGACTTTCCACGCCCCCGTTTCCGGCGTGGTGCTGGAAAAGAAGGCGCTGCAGGGCATGCGCTTCATGCCCGGCGAAGAACTGTACCGCATCGCCGACCTTTCCTCAGTGTGGGTGATGGCCGACATTACCGAGCAGGACATCGGCCGGATCAGGGCGGGCGGACACGCGCAGGTCAGCGTGGATGCCTATCCCGGCAAGCGCTTCGACGGTAGGGTGGATTTCATCTACCCGACGCTGGAAAGCGTGACACGCGCGGTGCGGGTACGCATCGAACTTCCCAATCCGCAGGGCCTGCTCAGGCCTGCGATGTTCGCCAAGGTCGAGTTGCCATTGGATGAAGGTAAGGAGGTGTTGAGCGTGCCTACCTCAGCCGTGATCGACAGCGGCCTGCGCCAGGTGGTGCTGGTTCAGGCTGCACCGGGACGCTTTGAGCCGCGCGCAGTTAGGCTGGGCAGCCGCGGCGAGAACTACGTCGAGGTGCTGGAAGGCGTCGCAGAAGACGAGCAGGTAGTTACTGCCGCGAACTTCCTGATAGATGCAGAGAGCAACCTCAGGGCGGCGTTGGGCGGCATGGGCGGCCACGCAGCACATGGCGGTACATCGACCGCAAGTACTCTGGTTCCGGTAGTGGAGCCGCGTAAGGAGAGCACGCAGCCCAAGCCGTCGACCGGACATCAGGCGCAGGGCGTGCTCGATGCGATCAATCCGGACGGTACGGTGAGCATCACCCATGGTCCCATCTCCTCGCTGGGCTGGCCGGGCATGACCATGGATTTCGAACTGGCCAACGAATCGCTGGCGCAGGGAATCGCGCCGGGCAGCGAGGTTATGTTCGAATTCGTCGAGCGTGGCAAGGGCGAATGGGTGATTACCCGATTGCAGGCCGTGAAGGCTGCAACGCACGAGGGGCACTGA
- a CDS encoding type II toxin-antitoxin system RelE/ParE family toxin produces the protein MSLPETLQARYIGLTARMMVYGANLGEPHTKAFGDGLFELRLKGAEGIARVFYCTLVGRQIVMLHCFVKKTQKTPLKERLTAQKRMMEVKL, from the coding sequence ATGTCTCTGCCCGAGACGTTACAGGCACGCTACATCGGATTGACTGCGAGGATGATGGTATATGGGGCGAATCTCGGCGAACCGCATACCAAAGCCTTTGGGGATGGCTTGTTCGAGTTGCGCCTCAAAGGAGCGGAAGGCATCGCCCGTGTGTTTTATTGCACGCTGGTCGGTCGCCAGATCGTCATGCTGCATTGCTTCGTCAAGAAGACGCAGAAAACACCGCTTAAGGAACGCCTGACTGCCCAAAAACGAATGATGGAGGTAAAGCTATGA
- a CDS encoding GspH/FimT family pseudopilin, with protein MKTNQGFTLLELMIAVAIVAILSVMTISGMSHMMANNKVSQTTQTIAQSLRVARSHAMELSSDVTVMIDSTSVLSQIQNGAAGAIRTTLPLGVAVSGTEKFVFNSYGMASTAGTVNIASVSSKKVTPRTIVVSPLGQVIQ; from the coding sequence TTGAAAACCAATCAGGGTTTTACTTTGCTCGAGCTAATGATTGCGGTGGCGATTGTCGCGATCCTGTCTGTCATGACGATTAGCGGCATGTCTCACATGATGGCTAATAACAAGGTTTCGCAGACGACTCAAACAATTGCACAATCTTTACGCGTAGCGAGGTCACACGCGATGGAGCTGTCTAGTGATGTCACCGTGATGATCGACAGCACATCTGTTTTGTCGCAGATTCAGAATGGTGCGGCGGGTGCGATTCGGACAACTCTGCCATTGGGGGTTGCCGTATCAGGAACAGAAAAATTTGTATTCAACTCGTATGGGATGGCATCGACGGCGGGAACGGTAAATATTGCAAGCGTCTCATCGAAGAAAGTAACACCGCGAACGATCGTCGTCAGCCCATTGGGACAGGTGATCCAGTGA
- the ccoG gene encoding cytochrome c oxidase accessory protein CcoG gives MPGFFRSLRTFAQLGLWLPLLLLPYLRWNGKQAIMFDIDHSQFHCFNLTVRPDDIWMLMLLALAGSMLMFAVTNIASRVWCGYFCFQSTWVDLFTWIEGKVEGGPSARRKLDDAPWHADKLIKKVSKHAIWLGVSLLTAISFSIWFVDAFEYWNKLIHLQLPRVGWVTLALVITGTYLYAGLMREQMCQWMCPYARFQSVMADGQTIMPSYDINRGEPRGKLRKGDEAVAQQGDCIDCYQCVQVCPTGVDIRQGHQLGCITCGLCIDACNSVMDKIDKPRGLIRYASPDEIEGKLVKKRLHNPWIWVYSSLLLASCLGVVYGLAHMSSVTLNVRPERQPLFVRMSDGSIQNRYEFKLMNKTSKDIHISVTADGGIKDQRIIGSEKPIFISHERGASFTVFVKAPGNNINKAATPIRFHVISQEDSAIEAEYNTVFNGPSL, from the coding sequence ATGCCCGGTTTTTTTCGTTCGCTCAGAACCTTTGCGCAGCTTGGCTTGTGGCTGCCGCTCCTGTTGTTGCCTTACCTGCGCTGGAACGGCAAGCAAGCCATCATGTTCGACATCGACCACAGCCAGTTTCATTGTTTCAACCTGACCGTTAGGCCGGACGATATATGGATGTTAATGTTGCTTGCGCTGGCGGGATCAATGCTGATGTTCGCGGTGACCAACATCGCATCGCGGGTGTGGTGCGGATATTTCTGCTTTCAATCAACATGGGTGGATTTGTTCACCTGGATCGAAGGCAAAGTCGAAGGCGGCCCGTCCGCGCGGCGCAAGTTGGATGATGCGCCGTGGCATGCCGACAAGCTCATCAAGAAAGTATCCAAGCACGCCATCTGGCTGGGCGTATCGCTGCTCACCGCCATTAGTTTTTCCATCTGGTTTGTCGATGCGTTCGAGTACTGGAACAAGCTGATCCATCTCCAGCTGCCGCGAGTCGGCTGGGTAACGCTGGCGCTGGTGATTACCGGAACCTATCTGTATGCCGGATTGATGCGCGAACAGATGTGCCAATGGATGTGTCCCTATGCGCGCTTTCAGTCGGTGATGGCGGACGGGCAAACCATTATGCCGAGCTACGACATCAATCGCGGCGAGCCGCGCGGCAAGTTGCGCAAGGGGGATGAAGCCGTCGCGCAACAAGGCGACTGCATCGACTGCTACCAGTGCGTGCAAGTCTGTCCGACCGGGGTGGATATTCGCCAAGGCCATCAGTTGGGTTGCATCACCTGCGGTTTGTGTATCGATGCATGCAATTCCGTGATGGACAAAATCGACAAGCCGCGCGGCTTGATCCGCTACGCCTCGCCGGACGAAATCGAGGGCAAGCTGGTGAAGAAGCGGCTCCATAATCCTTGGATTTGGGTCTATTCATCCCTCTTACTGGCGTCATGCCTAGGGGTCGTGTACGGCCTAGCTCACATGTCATCCGTAACACTTAACGTCAGGCCAGAACGCCAGCCACTGTTTGTGCGTATGAGCGATGGCTCTATCCAGAATAGGTATGAGTTCAAGTTAATGAATAAGACCTCTAAAGATATACATATCTCTGTAACCGCAGACGGAGGGATAAAGGATCAACGCATCATCGGCTCTGAAAAACCAATATTCATTTCGCATGAGCGAGGCGCTTCATTTACCGTGTTCGTAAAAGCCCCCGGCAACAACATAAACAAGGCCGCTACGCCGATTAGATTTCATGTGATCAGCCAAGAGGACTCGGCTATTGAGGCAGAATACAACACGGTGTTCAATGGTCCATCACTCTGA
- a CDS encoding PilW family protein, which translates to MPIPLPNQCRGFTLTELMVGLALGIIVALVSGAMLSSNAKLIIQQDNLASAEEDAQVVYKILSEFLLQAEVCTACPQFDIAYPAGVTNPNPAGKLAQKNDAVTVSGVLPVGYKIWPNNISPFSNNAVRFAWDGNSGNMTLAVAPTVAELSVAPVQSLVVVSDRTARIANIDVWPLTIGGARQMAASSSPDGGYEICVETRARSPDPSYINPDDKDTLLHYRTARVCGVVFPRNVL; encoded by the coding sequence ATGCCCATTCCCCTGCCAAACCAATGCCGAGGATTTACCCTTACGGAGCTTATGGTGGGGCTAGCTCTGGGAATTATCGTTGCGCTGGTATCGGGCGCCATGCTGTCATCGAATGCGAAACTGATTATTCAACAGGACAATCTGGCCTCTGCTGAAGAAGATGCCCAAGTGGTGTACAAGATTCTCTCTGAGTTTTTGTTGCAAGCTGAGGTTTGTACTGCCTGTCCCCAGTTCGATATTGCTTATCCTGCCGGTGTTACCAACCCCAACCCGGCAGGTAAGCTTGCCCAAAAAAATGATGCTGTGACTGTTAGTGGGGTGTTGCCTGTTGGGTACAAAATCTGGCCGAACAATATTTCGCCTTTTAGTAATAATGCAGTGCGTTTTGCGTGGGATGGCAATTCGGGGAACATGACACTGGCAGTTGCGCCGACGGTTGCTGAACTTTCCGTTGCCCCCGTACAAAGTCTAGTGGTCGTTTCAGATCGGACGGCACGCATTGCTAATATTGATGTTTGGCCGCTCACCATTGGTGGTGCTAGACAGATGGCGGCAAGCTCGAGCCCAGACGGCGGATACGAGATATGTGTGGAAACTCGAGCGCGCTCGCCCGACCCCTCCTATATCAATCCTGATGACAAAGATACCTTGCTGCACTATCGCACTGCGCGTGTTTGCGGGGTCGTTTTCCCAAGGAATGTACTTTGA
- a CDS encoding helix-turn-helix transcriptional regulator, with product MDIVHLDQKQLATRWGISQASLERWRCEGIGPAYLKLKGVVRYRLRDIESYEESCLSTFVRRPLSIGQCTAVDSGK from the coding sequence ATGGACATCGTTCATCTCGACCAAAAGCAACTGGCCACCCGCTGGGGCATTAGCCAAGCATCCCTTGAACGTTGGCGATGTGAGGGCATCGGGCCTGCGTATCTCAAACTGAAAGGCGTGGTCCGATATCGGTTGCGCGATATTGAGAGCTACGAGGAGTCCTGTCTTTCAACATTTGTCAGGCGGCCACTATCAATCGGTCAATGCACCGCGGTTGATTCGGGCAAGTAA
- a CDS encoding DUF2946 family protein: protein MSQFSRKIVAVLMLLWLPLFAGNALATAVSMQMPHGSCQEADAMQSMEHEDIGEHHHSDMQMSSAGEEDGASCNSCGICHLACSSYLAMTIIGILAVQADALSATPYLVTYKSVSSAPLTPPPSPRV, encoded by the coding sequence ATGAGTCAATTTTCCAGAAAAATTGTTGCTGTCTTAATGTTGCTATGGTTGCCTCTGTTTGCTGGCAATGCACTAGCGACAGCGGTGTCTATGCAGATGCCGCATGGCTCTTGCCAAGAGGCAGATGCAATGCAATCGATGGAACATGAAGATATCGGTGAGCATCATCACTCTGATATGCAGATGTCTTCAGCGGGTGAAGAAGACGGCGCGTCCTGCAATTCTTGCGGTATTTGCCACTTGGCTTGCTCTAGCTATTTAGCTATGACGATTATTGGAATTCTTGCGGTGCAAGCTGATGCACTGAGCGCTACTCCCTATTTAGTAACGTATAAATCCGTTAGTTCTGCCCCACTCACCCCCCCTCCCAGTCCTCGCGTTTGA
- a CDS encoding RES domain-containing protein, whose translation MSEKIKFVCPECLRGDKVLSDWVNASEERGSCSYCGLKNQPVRSANEVANYMFGYIKDVYEASVPSLLEIDGVKYDIVCLYTDTNSMLAEVFDYQGDSGGFASDYRLIGDLADMLRDLAGFGNDEVAWNTKVADPHGEALIGSWIEFAAVISYRRRFLFLASMEAKDKLLLPRHSALEILKILGEELKERGLRKNVEKGKMVYRVRVAKNGEVFDDVKDLGAPSAEKAAAGRMNPPGIPYFYAAFDQLTACAEVCSDAPSVIHVAYISAWQTRKDLEIIDLSSLGECPSFFDRENIQNRAGHRFLQEFIATVCRPLPAGDVAQLAYIPAQVVSEYFRTVLHVDGVVFRSTRNPTGKCVVLFPSEESDVFPYPFGDMLKLCKPVEKKLVGFEPDLVIPKLKEKNSFDPWELSELRRRENASR comes from the coding sequence ATGAGTGAGAAGATCAAATTCGTTTGTCCAGAGTGCTTGCGTGGTGACAAAGTGCTAAGTGATTGGGTAAATGCATCTGAGGAGCGGGGCAGTTGCAGCTATTGCGGATTGAAAAATCAACCGGTTCGTTCCGCGAATGAAGTGGCCAACTACATGTTTGGGTATATTAAAGACGTGTATGAGGCTAGTGTGCCTAGTCTCCTCGAGATTGATGGTGTCAAGTACGATATTGTTTGTCTGTATACGGACACGAACAGCATGTTGGCAGAGGTATTCGATTATCAGGGGGATTCAGGGGGATTTGCTTCTGACTATAGGCTAATCGGTGATTTGGCTGATATGTTGCGAGATTTGGCTGGATTTGGGAACGATGAAGTTGCATGGAATACAAAAGTGGCAGACCCTCACGGCGAAGCCCTGATCGGGAGTTGGATAGAGTTTGCGGCTGTGATTTCGTATCGACGGCGATTCCTTTTTCTTGCAAGCATGGAGGCCAAAGATAAGCTCCTATTGCCGCGACATTCTGCTCTGGAAATATTGAAGATATTGGGTGAAGAACTTAAAGAAAGGGGTCTGAGAAAAAATGTAGAGAAAGGAAAAATGGTCTATCGGGTTCGGGTTGCAAAAAATGGTGAGGTCTTCGACGATGTGAAAGATTTGGGCGCACCTTCCGCCGAGAAGGCGGCTGCTGGACGTATGAATCCTCCTGGGATTCCCTATTTCTATGCGGCATTCGATCAGCTTACTGCATGTGCTGAAGTGTGCAGTGATGCACCTAGCGTAATACATGTTGCTTACATCAGCGCGTGGCAGACCAGAAAGGATTTGGAAATTATCGATTTGTCATCGCTTGGAGAGTGTCCAAGCTTTTTTGATAGGGAAAATATTCAAAATCGTGCGGGGCATAGATTTTTGCAGGAATTCATTGCAACAGTTTGTCGGCCTCTTCCGGCGGGTGATGTTGCACAACTTGCTTATATTCCTGCACAGGTGGTGTCCGAATATTTCAGGACGGTGCTTCATGTAGACGGCGTGGTTTTTCGGAGCACAAGAAATCCGACTGGAAAATGTGTAGTGCTATTTCCGAGCGAAGAAAGCGATGTATTTCCTTACCCATTTGGGGATATGCTGAAATTGTGCAAACCTGTAGAGAAAAAACTAGTCGGATTTGAACCGGACTTGGTCATTCCAAAACTGAAAGAAAAAAACAGCTTCGATCCTTGGGAGTTATCAGAACTCAGGCGGCGGGAAAACGCCAGTCGTTAA
- a CDS encoding type IV pilus modification PilV family protein codes for MILRTQSRQAGFSIVEAMVASLILGIAAFCFVGSQVMGMAMQKDASSRHAATTAGMQAMQPLIAISNQSRDAVAASLAAFPKNIYSPETRRTYQITLKRVEDTQGNVVGINALPAHAVLTIGLNVPYKESGQAQAVNPLCTVSY; via the coding sequence ATGATTCTTCGTACGCAATCAAGGCAAGCAGGATTCTCAATTGTCGAGGCAATGGTTGCTTCGCTGATTTTGGGGATCGCTGCGTTTTGTTTTGTCGGTAGCCAAGTGATGGGCATGGCCATGCAGAAGGATGCGTCGTCGCGACATGCAGCGACGACGGCAGGAATGCAGGCGATGCAGCCTCTGATTGCAATTTCCAATCAAAGCCGTGATGCGGTGGCTGCTTCGCTTGCCGCTTTTCCCAAGAATATTTATTCACCCGAAACGCGTAGAACCTACCAGATTACCTTGAAACGTGTCGAGGATACTCAGGGTAATGTTGTCGGTATCAATGCGCTTCCGGCACATGCCGTCCTGACGATAGGGCTCAATGTGCCCTACAAGGAATCCGGACAGGCGCAAGCGGTCAATCCGCTGTGTACCGTGAGTTATTGA
- a CDS encoding aminotransferase-like domain-containing protein, with protein MKRYEQLADDIAHSIREGLLARGEKLPSVRQASAARKVSPSTVFQAYYLLEARGLISARERSGYYVSGGTQHLPPLPEPDINSTPEATQVDVSELVFEVLESTRARKVVPLGSAFPSPLLFPMARLAKTMAACVQAMDPWRSVEDISPGDAELRRQIALRYMIDGLQVSPDEIVITNGALEGLNLCLQAVTQPGDTVLIGSPTFYAALQAIERNGLKAVDVPCHPRDGIDLAALQRALELHKPTACWLMTNFQNPLGSLMPDDKKKDMVTLLARHNVPLIEDDVYGELYFGDQRPKPAKAFDTAGLVMHCSSFSKCLAPGYRVGWAAPGRYAKTVERLKLTTTLATSVPAQITLAGYLKKGGYDKHLRGLRHTLLLQQIKFVAAIERHFPAGTRLTSPSGGYFLWVKLPDGVNSLELHREALKNGISIAPGPIFSAHKGSTDYVRLNYGHLWSDEMEGAIAALGQIIHRLSMRSA; from the coding sequence ATGAAACGATACGAACAACTGGCCGACGACATCGCGCACTCCATCAGGGAAGGTTTGCTGGCGCGCGGCGAGAAGCTGCCTTCGGTACGGCAAGCCAGCGCTGCCCGCAAAGTCAGCCCCTCCACCGTGTTTCAGGCCTACTATCTGCTGGAAGCGCGCGGACTGATTTCGGCGCGGGAACGTTCCGGCTACTACGTCTCCGGCGGCACGCAACATCTGCCCCCGCTGCCCGAACCCGATATCAACAGCACCCCCGAAGCGACACAAGTGGATGTCAGCGAACTGGTGTTCGAGGTGCTGGAATCGACGCGCGCCCGCAAAGTTGTGCCGCTGGGGTCGGCCTTTCCCAGCCCGTTGCTGTTTCCGATGGCGCGTCTGGCGAAGACGATGGCGGCCTGCGTGCAGGCGATGGATCCGTGGCGCAGCGTGGAAGACATCAGCCCCGGCGATGCCGAGCTGCGCAGGCAGATTGCGCTGCGCTACATGATTGACGGTTTGCAGGTTTCCCCCGACGAAATCGTGATTACCAACGGCGCGCTGGAAGGGTTGAACCTCTGCCTGCAAGCAGTGACGCAACCCGGCGATACCGTGCTGATCGGCTCGCCCACGTTTTACGCGGCATTACAGGCGATTGAGCGCAATGGGTTGAAGGCGGTCGATGTGCCCTGCCACCCGCGCGACGGCATTGATCTGGCCGCGCTGCAACGCGCGCTTGAATTGCACAAACCTACCGCCTGCTGGCTAATGACCAATTTCCAGAACCCTCTCGGCAGCCTGATGCCCGACGACAAGAAAAAAGACATGGTGACCTTACTTGCGCGCCACAACGTGCCGCTGATCGAGGACGATGTTTACGGCGAACTGTATTTCGGCGACCAACGCCCCAAACCCGCGAAGGCGTTTGATACGGCGGGACTGGTGATGCACTGCTCCTCATTTTCCAAATGCCTGGCACCCGGCTACCGCGTCGGCTGGGCGGCGCCGGGGCGCTACGCAAAAACCGTCGAGCGTCTGAAACTCACCACCACGCTGGCAACTTCCGTCCCCGCGCAAATCACGCTCGCCGGTTATTTGAAAAAAGGCGGCTACGACAAACACCTGCGCGGTCTGCGCCACACCTTGCTGCTACAGCAAATCAAGTTCGTCGCAGCAATAGAGCGCCACTTCCCCGCAGGCACGCGCCTCACCAGTCCGAGCGGCGGCTATTTTTTATGGGTGAAATTGCCGGACGGGGTGAACTCGCTGGAACTGCATCGTGAAGCGTTGAAGAACGGCATCAGCATCGCGCCGGGGCCGATATTCTCTGCGCACAAAGGTTCTACAGATTATGTGCGCCTGAATTATGGACACCTCTGGAGCGACGAGATGGAGGGGGCGATTGCCGCCTTAGGACAGATCATTCACCGTTTGTCAATGAGGTCAGCATAG
- a CDS encoding TolC family protein, which produces MKIPTTICRMPRVVLTCLALAAQPALGAEQLGASLPGLLDYAREHNPELAAMRHEADAARQRVQPAGALPDPVLRAELMDVTNQGTNKPPSLWPSQVGNTRYLLMQSVPWLGKRDLQRGVAEAQADQADGQAASTWAELSGRIKTAYAMYYYLSGSERLAQQALLLMNNLERVAQTRYANGLGAQQDVLRAQVEQTALRTELVELESERHHEQSRLNALLSRPAMAELAEPAQLRPLPPPAQLDYAVLEQKLRARNPQLQVAEAQVQSAGKGRDLAYARRYPDFTLGIAPNQSGNAVKSWDVMVEFNIPLQQGSRRSQEREAEAMLAASESRKQSLQDRMQAALSESLYALETARRTESLAATRLLPQSELNYQSALAGYETGKVEFAMLIEAQRQILNAQRQRLKAQLEAQSRLAEIESLLGEEL; this is translated from the coding sequence ATGAAGATACCAACAACAATTTGCCGGATGCCGCGCGTCGTTTTGACGTGCCTCGCGCTGGCGGCGCAGCCCGCGCTCGGCGCAGAACAGCTTGGGGCCAGCCTTCCCGGCCTGCTGGATTATGCGCGCGAGCACAACCCGGAACTGGCGGCGATGCGCCACGAGGCGGATGCCGCGCGTCAGCGCGTGCAGCCGGCGGGAGCCCTGCCGGATCCCGTGCTGCGCGCCGAGCTGATGGACGTCACCAACCAGGGCACCAACAAGCCGCCCAGCCTGTGGCCTTCGCAGGTGGGCAACACGCGCTACCTGCTGATGCAGAGCGTGCCTTGGTTAGGCAAGCGAGACCTGCAGCGCGGGGTGGCCGAGGCTCAGGCTGATCAGGCCGACGGCCAGGCGGCATCGACCTGGGCGGAGTTGTCCGGCCGCATCAAGACGGCCTACGCGATGTACTACTACCTGTCCGGCAGCGAGCGCCTGGCGCAGCAAGCGCTTTTGCTGATGAACAACCTCGAGCGGGTCGCGCAGACGCGCTACGCCAACGGGCTGGGGGCGCAGCAGGACGTCCTGCGCGCGCAGGTCGAGCAGACCGCGTTGCGCACCGAGCTGGTCGAACTGGAGAGCGAGCGCCACCACGAACAAAGCCGGCTGAATGCCCTGTTGTCGCGTCCCGCGATGGCGGAACTGGCGGAGCCCGCTCAACTGCGGCCGCTGCCGCCGCCCGCGCAACTCGATTATGCCGTGCTGGAACAGAAGCTGCGCGCGCGCAATCCGCAGCTGCAGGTCGCCGAGGCGCAGGTGCAGTCCGCCGGGAAGGGACGCGATCTCGCCTACGCCAGACGCTATCCGGACTTCACGCTCGGCATTGCCCCCAACCAGAGCGGCAACGCGGTGAAGAGCTGGGACGTGATGGTCGAATTCAACATTCCGCTGCAGCAGGGCTCGCGCCGCTCGCAGGAACGCGAGGCCGAGGCGATGCTGGCGGCATCCGAGTCGCGCAAGCAGTCGCTGCAGGACCGCATGCAGGCGGCGCTGTCCGAGAGCCTCTATGCGCTGGAGACTGCGCGGCGCACCGAGTCGCTCGCGGCGACGCGGTTGCTGCCGCAGAGCGAACTCAATTACCAGTCCGCGCTCGCGGGCTACGAGACCGGCAAGGTGGAGTTCGCCATGCTGATCGAGGCGCAGCGCCAGATCCTGAATGCGCAACGGCAGCGCCTCAAGGCGCAACTGGAGGCGCAGTCGCGCCTCGCCGAAATCGAAAGTCTGCTGGGAGAAGAACTATGA
- a CDS encoding helix-turn-helix domain-containing protein, which translates to MKTMTHEQMVAKMMGNPAVRAEHERLNREDFAVLDEILAARREAGLTQAQIAERMGTKAPAIARLESALASGKHSPSLSTLRKYAAALGKRVEVHLV; encoded by the coding sequence ATGAAAACCATGACCCACGAACAAATGGTCGCCAAGATGATGGGAAATCCCGCTGTGCGCGCCGAACATGAGCGACTGAACCGCGAAGACTTCGCCGTCTTAGACGAGATCCTTGCCGCTCGGCGCGAGGCGGGTTTAACACAAGCACAGATCGCTGAACGCATGGGAACCAAAGCCCCCGCCATCGCCCGCCTCGAAAGTGCGCTGGCTAGCGGCAAGCACTCGCCCAGTCTCAGCACCTTGCGCAAATACGCGGCTGCATTGGGTAAGCGCGTAGAGGTGCATCTGGTTTAG